From one Acidobacteriota bacterium genomic stretch:
- a CDS encoding HlyD family efflux transporter periplasmic adaptor subunit has translation MSATPASRPALAAERGAALLAERLGTRGDRPALKKNLIARPQVQMGETRIMVKDPDRSKYYVFADNEWRLIELFDGTRTRPEIAGDYNALYPFDPIDVALVLEYEEMLRKIELVEQSVAERNLQLLAHSKEARQRAAEEKAEGFNPFFLLFHVLDPEEFLKRTVKYVRWIWTPPVVVAWSIAVLWTIGIFVLHWEPIFAGTYELYAFLHKPFLDAVHFFFILSFLGFFHEYGHAYAVKIYGGEVHDIGIALLYFTPAFYCDTTDALLFPNKWHRLWVNTAGIYVEGFVCAGATALWVVSYPDTLLHEIAYKTMLFTGISTIFFNVNPLVKIDGYHALTSVLEMPDLREESFRYIGLAFQKHVLRLDVQLPVTTKRRRRIYWIYGPLALAYVGTVMSLIAGILNNLYRKVLPDFAVVLLVATLAFIFKKRVRLVFKTARLVYLDKKEFLMSRAARPRLAALAAALALLLLVPFSRETLTSDGVLAPAARLRVEAPEDGRVEAVLAKESDAVREGDVLVRMSSRAADATAAESAGDHERSAGAARAARAEGEAGDVFRDERKAVSAAVAMDGARVRLQRLSLRSPLSGRVLTPRVEDLEHRFVSKGTMLLEVGDCRELVAALPVSERLHDDLRVGADVTAYVRQRPLEAIHGTVRRIAPATAGQPGTTIPGVEPPLPAEMPDRFVALAFFPNPGETLRPGSPVRAKIAGPRRSWAARGLRVVGRWMRTVFW, from the coding sequence GTGAGCGCCACGCCCGCTTCGCGGCCCGCGCTGGCCGCAGAGAGGGGCGCCGCGCTCCTCGCCGAGAGGCTCGGCACGCGCGGGGACCGGCCCGCGCTCAAGAAGAACCTCATCGCAAGGCCCCAGGTCCAGATGGGCGAGACCCGGATCATGGTCAAGGATCCGGACCGGTCGAAGTACTACGTCTTCGCCGACAACGAATGGCGGCTCATCGAGCTGTTCGACGGCACGCGCACGCGGCCCGAAATCGCCGGGGACTACAACGCTCTTTACCCGTTCGACCCGATCGACGTCGCGCTCGTCCTCGAGTACGAGGAAATGCTGCGCAAGATCGAGCTCGTCGAGCAGTCCGTGGCCGAGAGAAACCTCCAGCTCCTCGCTCACTCCAAGGAGGCGCGGCAGCGGGCGGCCGAGGAGAAGGCCGAGGGCTTCAACCCGTTCTTCCTGCTCTTCCACGTACTGGACCCCGAGGAATTCCTCAAGCGGACCGTGAAATACGTCCGGTGGATCTGGACGCCGCCCGTCGTGGTCGCCTGGTCGATCGCCGTCCTCTGGACGATCGGCATCTTCGTCCTTCACTGGGAGCCCATCTTCGCGGGGACGTACGAGCTCTACGCGTTCCTGCACAAACCGTTCCTCGACGCGGTCCACTTCTTCTTCATCCTCTCGTTCCTCGGCTTTTTCCACGAGTACGGGCACGCCTACGCCGTGAAGATCTACGGCGGCGAGGTCCACGACATCGGGATCGCGCTCCTGTACTTCACGCCCGCGTTCTACTGCGACACGACGGACGCCCTCCTGTTCCCGAACAAGTGGCACCGGCTCTGGGTCAATACCGCCGGGATCTACGTCGAGGGCTTCGTGTGCGCGGGGGCGACGGCTCTCTGGGTCGTGTCCTACCCCGACACGCTCCTGCACGAGATTGCGTACAAGACGATGCTCTTCACGGGCATCTCGACGATCTTCTTCAACGTGAACCCGCTCGTGAAGATCGACGGCTATCACGCGCTCACGAGCGTGCTCGAGATGCCCGACCTGCGCGAAGAGTCCTTCCGTTACATCGGCCTCGCCTTCCAGAAGCACGTCCTCAGGCTCGACGTCCAGCTCCCCGTCACGACGAAGCGGAGGCGCCGCATCTACTGGATCTACGGCCCGCTCGCCCTTGCGTACGTGGGCACGGTCATGTCCCTGATCGCGGGCATTCTGAACAACCTGTACCGCAAGGTCCTGCCCGACTTCGCGGTCGTGCTCCTCGTCGCCACCCTCGCGTTCATCTTCAAGAAGCGCGTCCGGCTCGTCTTCAAGACGGCGCGCCTCGTCTACCTCGACAAGAAGGAGTTCCTGATGTCCCGCGCCGCCCGGCCCCGGCTCGCCGCCCTCGCGGCCGCTCTCGCTCTCCTTCTCCTCGTGCCCTTCAGCCGGGAGACCCTCACGTCCGACGGCGTCCTCGCTCCCGCGGCACGGCTGCGCGTCGAGGCGCCCGAGGACGGGCGGGTCGAGGCGGTGCTCGCGAAGGAGAGCGACGCGGTACGCGAGGGCGACGTCCTCGTCCGGATGTCGAGCCGGGCCGCGGACGCGACGGCGGCCGAGTCCGCCGGGGACCACGAGCGTTCCGCGGGCGCGGCGCGCGCCGCGCGGGCCGAAGGCGAGGCCGGAGACGTCTTCCGGGACGAGCGCAAGGCGGTCTCGGCGGCGGTCGCGATGGACGGCGCGCGCGTCCGGCTCCAGAGGCTCTCCCTCCGCAGCCCGCTGTCCGGGCGCGTCCTCACGCCCCGCGTCGAGGACCTCGAGCACCGCTTCGTGTCGAAAGGGACGATGCTTCTCGAGGTCGGCGACTGCCGCGAGCTGGTGGCGGCTCTCCCGGTCTCCGAGCGGCTCCACGACGACCTCCGGGTCGGAGCCGACGTGACCGCCTACGTCCGGCAGCGGCCGCTCGAGGCGATCCACGGCACGGTGCGGCGCATCGCGCCGGCGACCGCCGGCCAGCCCGGAACGACGATCCCGGGCGTGGAGCCGCCGCTGCCCGCCGAAATGCCGGACCGCTTCGTGGCGCTCGCGTTCTTCCCGAACCCCGGAGAGACGCTGCGGCCGGGCTCTCCCGTGCGCGCCAAGATCGCCGGTCCACGCCGCTCCTGGGCCGCGCGCGGGCTTCGGGTCGTCGGCCGTTGGATGAGGACCGTCTTCTGGTAG
- a CDS encoding efflux RND transporter periplasmic adaptor subunit: MRRDSLRGFWTNANGLVIALLLAAPLSAETPGSAPAPKGPLTATSNLMVEQEVSVTTRVSGVVDSISADRGEPVKKGQALAVLDQREFVLDRQAAEETLRVSRADLDRFEELSRLGLASKAELEQKKSRFELAAVELERAKLVIDRSVIRAPFDGVVADRWVRAGEKVLLDEHKPLFKVMALEPLLARAYLPTAALGSVRVNDEVAVSSAEFPDVRTTGRVSFVSPVVDPASGTIQVLVRVPRDAKKVMRPGLGVKLVFAPSSR, translated from the coding sequence ATGCGCCGAGATTCACTCAGGGGGTTCTGGACGAACGCGAACGGGCTCGTGATCGCGCTCCTTCTGGCCGCGCCTCTGTCCGCAGAGACGCCGGGCTCTGCCCCCGCGCCGAAAGGTCCCCTCACCGCGACGTCCAACCTCATGGTCGAGCAGGAGGTCTCGGTGACGACGCGTGTGAGCGGCGTCGTCGACAGCATCAGTGCCGACCGTGGCGAGCCCGTCAAGAAGGGCCAGGCTCTCGCGGTCCTCGACCAGCGGGAGTTCGTGCTGGACCGGCAGGCGGCCGAGGAGACGCTCCGCGTGTCCCGGGCGGATCTGGACCGTTTCGAGGAGCTCTCCCGTCTGGGCCTCGCGAGCAAGGCCGAGCTCGAGCAGAAGAAATCGCGATTCGAGCTGGCCGCGGTGGAGCTCGAGCGGGCGAAGCTCGTGATCGATCGCTCCGTGATCCGGGCCCCCTTCGACGGCGTCGTCGCGGATCGGTGGGTCCGCGCCGGCGAGAAGGTCCTCCTCGACGAGCACAAGCCGCTCTTCAAGGTCATGGCGCTCGAGCCGCTCCTCGCGCGCGCCTACCTTCCGACCGCCGCGCTGGGGTCGGTCCGCGTGAACGACGAGGTGGCCGTCTCGTCCGCGGAATTCCCGGACGTCCGCACGACGGGGCGGGTGTCGTTCGTGAGCCCCGTCGTCGACCCGGCGAGCGGCACGATCCAGGTCCTCGTCCGGGTCCCCCGCGACGCGAAGAAGGTGATGCGGCCCGGTCTCGGCGTGAAGCTGGTCTTCGCGCCCTCGTCGCGCTGA
- a CDS encoding serine hydrolase → MHRRPSPLPFLRESSSSFPLLFLFLSSILFSLSSCTTIPASLHVTPEDQGLARRVAKLAAGSGAHMGFVALHVESGRRFELNAAEQFEAASVIKIALLAEAAARDAEGTLDLTDRWRLTAKSLAAGSGMLDEFDPGLTPTNRDLLSLMIAISDNTSANHFIDLFGADAVNARMARLGLPDIRLVGRIPDIGKGEGKWAPLGVMTPNATAEYYRRVATRTLLDPASDRVVAKLLAVQHTKDRLPRLLLEEKGSAWAGKTGSYGGVRNDSGILTTKKGRFVLVAFADRIPDQKGATVQATRAMGEIAAAIVNAWAETLPDVAPPPEPPAAPALRPAVPRMETTLAEARAATQPSNLVRVYRDTDRRFWDAWALAGGETRDACLIPMPNTWWEGFRPSKIEPVSALILHHTSQATDEECIALFQKPESRVSSHFLVGRDGRLYQFVSLEHRAWHAGPSTLHGRLALNRTSVGVEVTGDGNLYPFTPAQIETVVRLVGVLTAMFDIPAPWIAGHQHIAPDRKDDPGALFPWNDVVRRGLEMSESLRKMGLSKGD, encoded by the coding sequence ATGCACCGCCGCCCCTCCCCTCTTCCCTTTCTAAGAGAATCTTCTTCTTCTTTTCCTCTTCTCTTCCTCTTCCTAAGCAGCATTCTCTTTTCTCTTTCTTCCTGCACGACCATCCCCGCGTCGTTGCACGTGACGCCCGAGGACCAGGGGCTCGCCCGCCGCGTCGCGAAGCTCGCGGCGGGCAGCGGCGCGCACATGGGGTTCGTCGCCCTGCACGTCGAGAGCGGGCGCCGCTTCGAGCTGAACGCGGCCGAGCAATTCGAGGCCGCGAGCGTCATCAAGATCGCCCTTCTCGCCGAGGCCGCCGCGCGCGACGCCGAGGGCACGCTGGACCTGACGGACCGCTGGAGGCTCACGGCGAAGAGCCTCGCCGCGGGGTCCGGGATGCTCGACGAGTTCGACCCCGGCCTCACGCCCACGAACCGCGACCTCCTTTCGCTCATGATCGCGATCTCGGACAACACGTCCGCGAACCATTTCATCGACCTTTTCGGCGCGGACGCCGTGAACGCGCGCATGGCAAGGCTCGGCCTCCCGGACATCCGCCTCGTCGGCCGCATCCCGGACATCGGGAAGGGCGAAGGCAAGTGGGCGCCCCTCGGCGTCATGACGCCGAACGCGACCGCCGAGTACTACCGCCGTGTCGCGACGCGCACGCTCCTCGACCCGGCTTCCGACCGCGTCGTCGCGAAGCTCCTCGCCGTCCAGCACACGAAGGACCGGCTGCCCCGCCTGCTCCTCGAGGAGAAGGGCTCGGCCTGGGCCGGCAAGACCGGGAGCTACGGCGGCGTGCGAAACGACTCGGGCATCCTGACGACGAAGAAGGGCCGATTCGTCCTCGTCGCGTTCGCGGACCGAATCCCGGACCAGAAGGGCGCGACGGTCCAGGCCACGCGCGCGATGGGAGAGATCGCGGCCGCGATCGTGAACGCGTGGGCGGAGACGCTCCCGGACGTCGCGCCCCCGCCGGAGCCTCCCGCCGCTCCCGCGCTGCGTCCGGCGGTCCCGCGCATGGAGACGACGCTCGCCGAAGCCCGTGCGGCGACGCAGCCGTCGAACCTCGTCCGCGTCTACCGCGACACGGACCGGCGCTTCTGGGACGCGTGGGCGCTCGCGGGTGGCGAGACGCGCGACGCGTGCCTGATCCCGATGCCGAACACGTGGTGGGAGGGGTTCCGGCCGTCGAAGATCGAGCCGGTCTCGGCGCTCATCCTCCACCACACGTCGCAGGCCACGGACGAGGAGTGCATCGCGCTCTTCCAGAAGCCCGAGAGCCGCGTGTCGTCCCATTTTCTCGTCGGGCGCGACGGCCGCCTCTACCAGTTCGTGTCGCTCGAGCACCGCGCCTGGCACGCGGGGCCCTCGACTCTCCACGGCCGCCTCGCGCTCAACCGGACCTCCGTCGGCGTCGAGGTCACGGGCGACGGAAACCTGTATCCGTTCACGCCAGCGCAGATCGAGACGGTCGTCCGCCTCGTCGGCGTCCTGACCGCGATGTTCGACATCCCGGCGCCGTGGATCGCGGGCCACCAGCACATCGCCCCCGACCGCAAGGACGACCCGGGCGCCCTGTTCCCGTGGAACGACGTCGTCCGCCGCGGACTCGAAATGTCCGAGTCCCTCAGGAAAATGGGCCTTTCGAAGGGGGATTGA
- a CDS encoding DUF5009 domain-containing protein, producing the protein MHRIEKEQRLAALDMFRGLTVVGMVFVNNPGDWGHLYAPFGHAEWHGWTPTDLIFPWFLFIVGVAGVFSLEKRMAQGADRGDLARHAFRRGMTIVLVGWLMAFYPFVPFFERLARLRIPGVLPRIGLTYVLGTWILLAVWKRRAFGVAAAVSVLLALHTWILLGTGYDLTPAGNVQRAVDLAVLKGHLWKNAQGWDPEGLVSTLTAVATMLTGTLTGFLLRSEASVKTKVARLLAWGAVATAAGLLWSRVLPINKNLWTASYVVFTSGAALLAIGLCVAVIDVLGWKKPFAPFFTFGTNPLLVFVLSGLLAKTMGLIKVSDAAGKAISLHTWLYRAGFSWIADPTLRSHAFALVTILFWWAVLRVFEKRGWFWKI; encoded by the coding sequence ATGCACCGCATCGAGAAGGAGCAGCGCCTCGCCGCCCTCGACATGTTCCGCGGCCTGACGGTCGTCGGGATGGTGTTCGTGAACAACCCGGGCGACTGGGGCCACCTGTATGCGCCGTTCGGCCACGCCGAGTGGCACGGGTGGACGCCGACGGACCTCATCTTTCCGTGGTTTCTGTTCATCGTCGGCGTCGCGGGCGTGTTCTCGCTCGAAAAGCGCATGGCGCAGGGCGCCGACCGCGGCGATCTCGCGCGGCACGCGTTCCGGCGCGGGATGACGATCGTCCTCGTCGGCTGGCTCATGGCGTTCTACCCGTTCGTGCCGTTCTTCGAGCGCCTCGCGCGGCTGCGCATCCCGGGCGTCCTCCCGCGCATCGGGCTCACGTACGTCCTCGGCACGTGGATCCTGCTCGCCGTCTGGAAGCGGCGGGCGTTCGGCGTCGCGGCCGCCGTGAGCGTCCTCCTCGCGCTTCACACCTGGATCCTCCTCGGGACGGGCTACGACCTGACGCCCGCAGGCAACGTCCAGCGCGCCGTCGACCTCGCCGTCCTGAAGGGCCACCTCTGGAAGAACGCGCAGGGCTGGGATCCCGAAGGGCTCGTCTCGACGCTGACCGCCGTCGCGACGATGCTCACGGGGACGCTGACCGGGTTCCTCCTCCGGAGCGAGGCGAGCGTGAAGACGAAGGTCGCGCGCCTCCTCGCCTGGGGGGCCGTCGCGACGGCCGCGGGCCTCCTCTGGAGCCGGGTCCTCCCGATCAACAAGAACCTCTGGACGGCGTCGTACGTCGTCTTCACGTCGGGCGCGGCACTTCTCGCCATCGGCCTCTGTGTCGCCGTGATCGACGTCCTCGGCTGGAAGAAGCCGTTCGCGCCGTTTTTCACCTTCGGCACGAACCCCCTTCTCGTCTTCGTCCTCTCGGGCCTCCTCGCCAAGACGATGGGCCTGATCAAGGTGTCGGACGCGGCGGGAAAGGCGATCAGCCTCCACACGTGGCTCTACCGCGCCGGCTTCTCGTGGATCGCGGACCCCACGCTCCGCTCGCACGCGTTCGCGCTCGTCACGATCCTCTTCTGGTGGGCCGTACTCCGCGTCTTCGAGAAGCGGGGCTGGTTCTGGAAGATCTGA
- a CDS encoding STAS domain-containing protein, whose translation MTILTLKGDLGIGDSETLFKRTVSRLLEEGKVHLLIDCTGLRFVDSTGLGALVRALTTSQHEGGQTKLLGVGPHMRKLLEMTKLDSVFETFTDPEKAVSSF comes from the coding sequence GTGACGATTCTCACGTTGAAGGGCGACCTCGGCATCGGCGATTCCGAGACGCTCTTCAAGAGGACCGTGTCGCGCCTGCTCGAGGAAGGGAAAGTCCATCTCCTCATCGACTGCACGGGCCTGCGCTTCGTCGACTCGACGGGACTCGGCGCCCTCGTCCGGGCCCTGACGACGTCGCAGCACGAGGGCGGGCAGACGAAGCTGCTCGGGGTCGGGCCGCACATGCGCAAGCTCCTCGAAATGACGAAGCTGGATTCCGTCTTCGAAACGTTCACGGATCCCGAGAAAGCGGTCTCCAGCTTCTAG
- a CDS encoding GAF domain-containing protein: protein MSSGWESPGPGGAADASALAELAVCEGFTQIAAYAARRAAAAAGADAALLFSPDAAQAGFVCAGAWGEGTPKALRRAAPRDRGLLHELLRDRSAVLLGKERFARSDDALLMTAPSGAEACLLLPVVQDRAVAAVVALFFRRAPDPAPVLAKTLPFLEAVVPALAKARAAERKASGMLQAIERLTSLFDLSKAFGSTIDLAELDRLIVQKAADFCACEAASLWFLEGDGGEVVLAATAVNPNYDIAAPPASVGASVVADVLVNAEVLRRNSLPEDDPVRTADSAYPVSSLLAVPLVEDDAPVGVLVLANKRGRNPEFSDGDEELLVDLARQAVRALHNARQYEAEKKVEELDALLTVSREITSTLDLDKVMHAIVNSTAALIRYDRCAIGIQDRGRLRLGAVSGILELDRGRPDLKRTTEILEWVYGGGADVSVVESEDGTLETPRPETTEKFRAFFAESGLKSFYGILLKDEEGPLGVLGFESSERLEFDAETRSLLQILINQATVAVRNAQLYRQVPLVGFLQPFLERKKRLLGVSRSRRVTWGLGAIGLLVVLFLVPWRFRLSGNARVLPARRASVTAGVDGTVARVLKLEGDSVKAGEVVAVLENESYAAAAAAARAAYDIAEADVSRFRAAGDAAAAFEAESHRKELAARIAMEDERFARTRLVAPVAGVIVTPRVQERVGQSLARGAELCVVADTTTMVAEVAITEEDAARLHPGQPAEVKLNTYPGRTFAGAVTRVGALVREEGKERFVVAEVAVENPDGLLKTGMQGRGKVRVGRSTIATLVLRRPARWFYGKLWPVLP from the coding sequence ATGTCAAGCGGATGGGAGAGTCCAGGTCCGGGCGGAGCCGCCGACGCTTCGGCGCTGGCGGAGCTGGCGGTCTGCGAAGGATTCACCCAGATTGCCGCGTACGCGGCGCGGCGCGCGGCTGCCGCCGCGGGGGCCGACGCGGCGCTGCTCTTTTCTCCCGACGCCGCGCAGGCGGGATTCGTCTGCGCGGGAGCCTGGGGAGAGGGAACGCCGAAGGCCCTGCGGCGCGCGGCCCCCCGGGACCGGGGGCTCCTGCACGAGCTCCTGCGCGACCGTTCGGCCGTGCTTCTCGGAAAGGAACGATTCGCCCGCTCCGACGACGCTCTCCTGATGACGGCGCCGTCGGGGGCCGAGGCCTGCCTCCTTCTCCCCGTCGTGCAGGACCGCGCCGTGGCCGCCGTCGTCGCCCTCTTCTTCCGCCGGGCTCCAGACCCGGCGCCCGTGCTCGCGAAGACGCTCCCGTTCCTCGAAGCCGTCGTCCCGGCGCTCGCGAAGGCCCGCGCCGCCGAGCGCAAGGCGTCGGGGATGCTGCAGGCCATCGAGCGCCTCACGAGCCTCTTCGACCTGTCCAAGGCGTTCGGTTCGACGATCGACCTCGCCGAGCTGGACCGCCTGATCGTCCAGAAGGCGGCGGACTTCTGCGCCTGCGAGGCGGCTTCCCTCTGGTTCCTCGAGGGCGACGGCGGCGAGGTCGTCCTCGCCGCGACCGCCGTCAACCCGAACTACGACATCGCCGCCCCGCCGGCGTCGGTGGGCGCCTCCGTCGTCGCGGACGTCCTCGTGAACGCCGAAGTCCTGCGCCGGAATTCCCTTCCGGAGGACGACCCCGTTCGTACCGCGGATTCCGCGTATCCCGTCAGCTCCCTCCTTGCCGTGCCCCTCGTCGAGGACGACGCGCCCGTCGGCGTCCTCGTCCTCGCGAACAAGCGCGGCCGAAACCCGGAATTCAGCGACGGCGACGAGGAGCTGCTCGTCGACCTCGCCCGTCAGGCCGTCCGCGCGCTCCACAACGCCCGCCAGTACGAGGCCGAGAAGAAGGTCGAGGAGCTCGACGCCCTCCTGACCGTGAGCCGCGAGATCACGTCCACGCTGGACCTCGACAAGGTCATGCACGCGATCGTGAACTCCACCGCGGCGCTCATCCGCTACGACCGGTGCGCGATCGGCATCCAGGACCGGGGCCGCCTGCGGCTCGGCGCGGTCTCGGGGATCCTCGAGCTGGACCGCGGCCGGCCCGATCTGAAACGGACCACCGAGATCCTCGAGTGGGTCTACGGCGGCGGCGCCGACGTCTCGGTCGTCGAGAGCGAGGACGGGACGCTCGAGACCCCCCGGCCCGAGACGACCGAGAAGTTCCGCGCGTTCTTCGCGGAGAGCGGGCTGAAGTCGTTCTATGGAATCCTCCTCAAGGACGAGGAGGGGCCGCTCGGCGTCCTCGGGTTCGAGAGCTCCGAGAGGCTCGAGTTCGACGCGGAGACGCGCAGCCTCCTCCAGATCCTCATCAATCAGGCCACCGTGGCCGTGCGCAACGCCCAGCTCTACCGGCAGGTGCCCCTCGTCGGCTTCCTGCAGCCCTTCCTCGAAAGAAAGAAGAGGCTTCTCGGCGTCTCGCGCTCCCGCCGTGTCACGTGGGGCCTCGGAGCGATCGGTCTTCTGGTCGTGCTCTTTCTCGTGCCGTGGCGGTTCCGCCTCTCGGGGAACGCGCGCGTGCTTCCCGCGCGGCGCGCCTCGGTCACGGCGGGCGTGGACGGCACCGTGGCCCGGGTCCTGAAGCTCGAGGGCGACTCCGTGAAGGCGGGCGAGGTCGTCGCCGTGCTCGAGAACGAGTCGTACGCCGCCGCCGCCGCCGCCGCGCGCGCCGCGTACGACATCGCGGAGGCGGACGTGTCGCGCTTCCGCGCGGCCGGCGACGCGGCGGCCGCGTTCGAGGCCGAGTCGCACCGCAAGGAGCTCGCGGCCCGCATCGCCATGGAGGACGAGCGCTTCGCACGGACGCGCCTCGTGGCGCCCGTTGCGGGCGTCATCGTGACGCCACGGGTCCAGGAGCGCGTCGGCCAGAGCCTCGCGCGCGGCGCGGAACTCTGCGTCGTGGCCGACACGACGACGATGGTCGCCGAGGTCGCGATCACCGAGGAGGACGCCGCGCGGCTCCACCCCGGCCAGCCGGCAGAGGTCAAGCTCAACACGTATCCCGGCCGCACGTTCGCCGGCGCCGTGACGCGCGTGGGCGCGCTCGTGCGCGAGGAAGGCAAGGAGCGGTTCGTCGTGGCCGAGGTTGCGGTCGAGAACCCCGACGGTCTCCTCAAGACGGGCATGCAGGGCCGGGGCAAGGTCCGCGTCGGGCGGAGCACCATCGCGACGCTCGTCCTGAGGCGCCCCGCCCGCTGGTTCTACGGCAAGCTCTGGCCGGTCCTGCCGTGA
- a CDS encoding sigma-54-dependent Fis family transcriptional regulator — MSGKEGRLAIVEDDRGLLEQLVFALKGTFEVVTAPDAVAGLALVARDPDLFLIDLRLPPSREAEEGLGLLAAIRSKRPEAAVVVMTGETDRRYALRAVELGAFDFFRKPVEKADLLFVLGRALERSRLLAENRALKDGMLRGRTFDGLVGASAPMQALFAKIGRVAPSDATVLLQGESGTGKELVAEAIHRGSPRKDGPFIAVNGSALPESLAESELFGHEKGAFTGAVAARPGKFELAHGGTLFLDEVATLPPSIQSKLLRVLEGRAFERVGGTKTISVDIRLIAAANESLSGLVAKGAFREDLFYRINTVVLELPPLRERRDDIPLLVEFFAVRAARRHGRPPKTFTSEALEAMKARPFSGNVRELEHLVEMLTLMAEEDVILPGHLPASGPADGGAPGIELPLAAAVAGFEKELLVRAIARGGGVKARAAGALGLDPNQMKYLCRKYGL; from the coding sequence GTGAGCGGGAAGGAGGGCCGCCTCGCGATCGTCGAGGACGACCGCGGCCTTCTCGAACAGCTCGTCTTCGCCCTCAAGGGGACGTTCGAGGTCGTGACGGCGCCGGACGCGGTGGCGGGCCTCGCCCTCGTCGCGCGCGATCCGGACCTCTTCCTGATCGACTTGCGCCTGCCGCCGTCCCGCGAGGCGGAGGAGGGACTCGGCCTTCTCGCGGCAATCCGGTCGAAGCGCCCCGAGGCCGCGGTCGTCGTCATGACGGGCGAGACGGACCGGCGATACGCTCTCCGGGCCGTCGAGCTCGGCGCGTTCGACTTCTTCCGCAAGCCCGTCGAGAAGGCCGACCTCCTTTTCGTCCTCGGCCGGGCGCTCGAGCGCAGCCGGCTGCTCGCCGAGAACCGCGCCCTGAAGGACGGAATGCTGCGCGGCCGCACGTTCGACGGCCTGGTCGGCGCCAGCGCGCCGATGCAGGCGCTCTTCGCGAAGATCGGGCGCGTCGCCCCTTCCGACGCGACGGTGCTCCTGCAGGGCGAGAGCGGGACCGGCAAGGAGCTGGTCGCGGAGGCGATCCACAGGGGCAGCCCGCGGAAGGACGGTCCGTTCATCGCCGTGAACGGGTCGGCCCTTCCGGAATCGCTCGCCGAGTCGGAACTCTTCGGGCACGAGAAGGGGGCTTTCACGGGAGCCGTCGCGGCGCGGCCCGGGAAGTTCGAGCTGGCGCACGGCGGAACGCTCTTCCTCGACGAGGTCGCGACTCTCCCGCCCTCGATCCAGTCGAAGCTTCTCCGGGTCCTCGAAGGCCGCGCCTTCGAGCGAGTTGGCGGCACGAAGACGATCTCGGTCGACATCCGGCTCATCGCGGCAGCCAACGAGAGCCTCTCGGGCCTCGTCGCGAAAGGCGCCTTCCGCGAGGACCTGTTCTACCGGATCAACACGGTCGTCCTCGAGCTGCCCCCGCTCCGCGAGCGGCGGGACGACATCCCGCTCCTCGTGGAGTTCTTCGCCGTCCGCGCCGCGCGGCGCCACGGCAGGCCGCCGAAGACGTTCACCTCCGAGGCGCTCGAGGCGATGAAGGCCCGGCCGTTCTCCGGGAATGTCCGCGAGCTCGAGCACCTCGTCGAGATGCTGACTCTCATGGCGGAGGAGGACGTGATACTGCCGGGGCACCTGCCGGCGTCGGGTCCGGCGGACGGCGGCGCCCCAGGCATCGAGCTTCCACTTGCCGCCGCGGTCGCCGGTTTCGAGAAGGAGCTGCTCGTGCGGGCAATCGCCCGGGGCGGAGGAGTCAAGGCGCGCGCGGCGGGCGCCCTCGGCCTCGACCCGAACCAGATGAAGTACCTCTGCCGGAAGTACGGGCTCTAG
- a CDS encoding sensor domain-containing diguanylate cyclase: MPSRLSRLDDAETLRGLVRDLREGIYVTDRDGRVLDANRAFLAMFGVSSLDELRASRAADLVVDVARREAELALLHRDGAVRDFEMEIRRAGGEVRTVIDSATCVKDPESGEVFYHGILIDITDRKLLEQRLLDQSLRDPLTGCFNRRYLNEFERRHASESHPSFSGAWGCIMVDLDYFKQYNDEFGHEAGDAVLNRVARFLMRQTRAEEAAVRMGGDEFLLLLDGGDAAATEFAARRLQSTADRELLIPFSMGWAAREDGETLEKTIARADQALLKSRGRTRSGERPRLVLPA; this comes from the coding sequence ATGCCCAGCAGGCTCTCCCGGCTCGACGACGCCGAGACTCTGCGCGGCCTCGTCCGGGATCTCCGCGAGGGGATCTACGTCACGGACCGCGACGGCCGGGTTCTCGACGCGAACCGCGCGTTTCTCGCGATGTTCGGCGTGTCCTCGCTCGACGAGCTCCGGGCCTCGAGGGCGGCGGACCTCGTCGTCGACGTCGCGCGGCGCGAGGCCGAGCTCGCGCTCCTCCACCGCGACGGCGCGGTCCGGGACTTCGAGATGGAGATCCGCCGCGCCGGGGGCGAGGTCCGCACGGTCATCGACTCGGCCACGTGCGTGAAGGACCCGGAGTCCGGCGAGGTCTTCTACCACGGCATCCTGATCGACATCACCGACCGCAAGCTGCTCGAGCAGCGCCTCCTCGACCAGAGCCTGCGCGACCCGCTCACGGGCTGCTTCAACCGGCGGTACCTGAACGAGTTCGAGCGCCGCCACGCGAGCGAGTCCCATCCGTCCTTCTCGGGCGCGTGGGGCTGCATCATGGTCGACCTCGACTACTTCAAGCAGTACAACGACGAGTTCGGCCACGAGGCCGGCGACGCCGTCCTGAACCGCGTCGCGCGGTTCCTCATGCGCCAGACGCGCGCCGAAGAGGCGGCTGTCCGCATGGGCGGCGACGAGTTCCTTCTCCTCCTCGACGGCGGGGACGCGGCCGCGACCGAGTTCGCGGCCCGGCGGCTGCAGTCCACCGCGGACCGGGAGCTGCTCATCCCGTTCTCCATGGGCTGGGCGGCGCGGGAGGACGGCGAGACGCTCGAGAAGACGATCGCGCGCGCGGACCAGGCCCTCCTCAAATCGCGCGGCCGCACGCGCTCGGGCGAACGGCCGCGCCTCGTTCTCCCCGCCTAA